In the genome of Dermacentor silvarum isolate Dsil-2018 chromosome 1, BIME_Dsil_1.4, whole genome shotgun sequence, one region contains:
- the LOC125942177 gene encoding uncharacterized protein LOC125942177: MLLVTSSDVAKSGVSYMPSSLAMKEVLPANRDQLDKDKERAGESCASHRWRAEGDLLTPMGVKDTLSHCSNKRALCTVQGARHHAGVVARDAGLLLMSRLPPPTVAGSTVACARNAARRPQDVPQHVFLAAPCLGCGSRTAAGSRTVITAVVFESGP, from the exons ATGTTACTCGTCACAAGTTCAGACGTGGCCAAAAGTGGCGTGTCTTACATGCCCAGCAGCTTGGCCATGAAGGAAGTTCTACCAGCGAACCGGGACCAACTGGACAAGGACAAGGAACGAGCCGGCGAGAGCTGCGCAAGTCATCGGTGGAGGGCCGAGGGCGACCTGCTCACTCCGATGGGCGTCAAGGACACCCTGTCTCACTGCAGCAACAAGCGAGCACTATGCACCGTGCAAGGAGCCCGGCACCACGCAGGGGTCGTAGCCAGGGACGCCGGACTGCTGCTGATGTCCAG ATTGCCCCCGCCCACAGTCGCTGGCAGTACGGTGGCGTGCGCACGGAACGCGGCAAGAAGACCACAGGATGTGCCACAGCATGTCTTCTTGGCAGCGCCCTGTCTCGGCTGTGGCAGCAGAACAGCAGCAGGCAGCCGCACAGTCATCACGGCTGTGGTTTTTGAGAGCGGACCTTAG